One genomic segment of Hordeum vulgare subsp. vulgare chromosome 2H, MorexV3_pseudomolecules_assembly, whole genome shotgun sequence includes these proteins:
- the LOC123425670 gene encoding protein DETOXIFICATION 12-like, which translates to MDSSSEAPLLLSRGNSHKEVPHEAGGKRQRWWREAAEESGRLAALAAPMIAVALLQLMMQLISTVMVGHLGEVALAGAAIANSLTNVSGFSVLIGLACGLETICGQAYGAEQYHKLSLYTYRSIIVLLIVSVPIAIVWVFIPEVLPLIGQQPEIANEAGKYALWLIPGLFAFSVAQCFSKFLQCQSLIFPMVLSSMITLAVFIPLCWFMVYKVGMGNAGAALSVSICDWVEVIVLGLYIKFSPSCEKTRAPLTWEAFKGIGSFMRLAVPSALMICLEWWSYELLVLLSGILPNPALETSVLSICISTVVLLYNLPYGIGTAASVRVSNELGAGNPEGARLVVGVALSIVVCSAALVSTTLLASRHFIGIAFSNEEEVIDYVTRMVPVLSISVITDSLQGVLSGVSRGCGWQHLGAYVNLGAFYLVGIPVALFFGFTMQLRGMGFWIGMIAGGATQVTLLSVITATTKWDKMADKAKERVFEDRLPTQQ; encoded by the exons ATGGACTCTTCCTCCGAGGCGCCGCTGCTGCTCAGCAGGGGGAACAGTCACAAGGAGGTGCCCCATGAGGCGGGAGGCAAGCGgcagcggtggtggagggaggcggcggaggagtccGGCCGGCTGGCTGCGCTGGCTGCGCCGATGATCGCTGTGGCGCTGCTGCAGCTGATGATGCAGCTCATCTCCACCGTCATGGTGGGGCACCTCGGCGAGGTCGCGCTTGCgggcgccgccatcgccaactccCTCACCAACGTCTCCGGTTTCAGCGTCCTC ATAGGACTGGCATGCGGATTGGAAACTATTTGTGGGCAGGCCTATGGAGCAGAACAGTATCATAAGTTATCCTTATATACCTACAGGTCCATCATTGTACTTCTTATTGTGAGTGTGCCCATCGCCATTGTATGGGTTTTCATTCCGGAAGTACTTCCTCTCATAGGTCAGCAACCAGAAATTGCAAATGAGGCTGGGAAATATGCATTATGGCTTATCCCTGGTTTATTTGCCTTCAGTGTTGCTCAATGCTTTTCAAAGTTTCTGCAGTGTCAGAGCCTCATCTTTCCTATGGTTCTTAGCTCCATGATCACACTCGCTGTATTTATTCCTCTGTGTTGGTTCATGGTTTATAAAGTTGGTATGGGTAATGCTGGAGCTGCTTTATCCGTCAGCATCTGCGATTGGGTTGAAGTGATTGTCCTTGGTCTTTACATTAAGTTCTCGCCTTCTTGTGAGAAAACACGTGCTCCACTCACGTGGGAAGCTTTTAAAGGAATTGGCAGTTTCATGCGTTTGGCTGTACCGTCGGCTCTTATGATTTG CCTTGAGTGGTGGTCTTACGAGCTGCTTGTTCTGCTTTCTGGGATCTTACCAAATCCAGCACTTGAAACTTCTGTGCTTTCTATATG CATATCTACAGTGGTACTGTTGTACAATCTTCCTTACGGTATTGGAACAGCTGCAAG TGTTCGTGTCTCGAATGAACTAGGTGCTGGCAACCCAGAAGGTGCCCGCTTGGTGGTAGGTGTTGCTTTGTCTATTGTAGTTTGTTCAGCAGCACTGGTGAGCACAACTCTTCTCGCATCGCGTCACTTCATTGGAATTGCATTCAGCAATGAGGAGGAGGTTATAGATTATGTCACCAGAATGGTGCCCGTACTTTCCATTTCAGTTATTACAGACAGCCTCCAAGGAGTCCTTTCAG GTGTTTCTCGGggctgtggatggcagcatttaggCGCGTACGTTAACCTGGGTGCATTCTATCTTGTTGGGATTCCAGTTGCACTCTTTTTTGGTTTTACAATGCAACTAAGAGGAATGGGATTTTGGATTGGCATGATAGCTGGTGGAGCTACACAGGTCACTCTCCTATCTGTGATAACTGCTACTACAAAATGGGACAAGATG GCTGACAAGGCTAAGGAGAGAGTATTTGAAGACAGGCTTCCAACACAACAATAA